A region of Jannaschia sp. W003 DNA encodes the following proteins:
- a CDS encoding metallophosphoesterase — MFLRRLLRGRDARPPAFRDGTPVPDRCVYAVGDLHGRADLLELMLDRIAADVDEGRRADAALIFLGDYVDRGERAAAVVSRLRGLQRAEPGRVVALMGNHERMMLDFLEDPVQRGRRWLRHGGVQTLASYGVLGAAEDSGPAVLRRAAEALRAAMPAGEAAWLAALPALWRSGDLVCVHAGADPAAPPEAQPAETLIWGHPRFEAAPRGDGVWVVHGHTVVDAPRVERGRIAVDTGAWFSGRLAAARIDADGIAMIEATGG; from the coding sequence ATGTTCCTCCGCCGTCTCCTTCGCGGCCGCGACGCCCGCCCCCCGGCGTTCCGCGACGGCACGCCCGTGCCGGACCGGTGCGTCTACGCCGTAGGCGACCTTCACGGGCGCGCCGACCTGCTGGAGCTGATGCTCGACCGGATCGCCGCCGACGTCGACGAAGGCAGGCGCGCCGATGCGGCGCTGATCTTCCTCGGCGACTACGTGGACCGCGGCGAGCGCGCCGCCGCGGTGGTGTCGCGCCTGCGCGGCCTGCAGCGCGCCGAGCCCGGCCGGGTCGTGGCGCTGATGGGCAACCACGAGCGGATGATGCTCGACTTCCTGGAGGACCCGGTGCAGCGCGGCCGGCGCTGGCTGCGCCACGGCGGCGTGCAGACCCTGGCGAGCTACGGCGTCTTGGGGGCCGCCGAGGACTCGGGCCCCGCCGTCCTGCGCCGCGCCGCCGAAGCCCTGCGCGCGGCGATGCCCGCCGGCGAGGCGGCTTGGCTCGCGGCGCTGCCGGCGCTGTGGCGCTCGGGCGACCTGGTCTGCGTCCATGCCGGCGCCGACCCCGCCGCGCCCCCAGAGGCGCAGCCCGCCGAGACCCTGATCTGGGGGCACCCCCGCTTCGAGGCCGCGCCGCGCGGTGACGGCGTCTGGGTGGTGCACGGCCACACCGTGGTCGACGCCCCGCGCGTCGAGAGGGGGCGCATCGCCGTGGACACCGGCGCGTGGTTCTCGGGGCGCCTCGCGGCGGCGCGCATCGATGCGGACGGCATCGCGATGATCGAGGCTACC
- a CDS encoding UDP-glucose/GDP-mannose dehydrogenase family protein has translation MRIAMIGTGYVGLVSGVCFSDFGHEVVCVDTSEEKIARLRGGAVPIFEPGLEALMARNVEAGRLSFTTDLAAAVAGAEAVFIAVGTPTRRGDGHADLRFVEAAARAVAGALTGYAVVVTKSTVPVGTNRRVAAWMREAAPEAAFDVASNPEFLREGAAIDDFMRPDRVVVGVESERAAGVMQAIYRPLYLRDFPVMVTDLESAEMIKYAANAFLAAKITFVNEIAALCERAGADIKQVSRGIGLDGRIGNKFLHAGPGYGGSCFPKDTSALARIGQEHGVPMRITETVMAVNEATKHRMVEKLRDLLDGSFNGRAVAVLGVTFKPNTDDMRDAPSLTVVPALVGGGASVRVVDPQGRREGEALLPGATWHEDPYEAAAEADLVVILTEWNEFRALDLARIARAMRTPRLADLRNVYSPRDAEAAGFERAAFVGRKGIGEEA, from the coding sequence ATGCGGATAGCGATGATCGGGACGGGGTATGTGGGTCTGGTGTCGGGGGTGTGTTTCTCGGACTTCGGGCACGAGGTGGTGTGCGTGGACACCTCCGAGGAGAAGATCGCGCGTCTGCGGGGCGGCGCGGTTCCGATCTTCGAGCCGGGTCTCGAGGCGCTCATGGCGCGCAACGTCGAGGCGGGCCGGCTGAGCTTCACCACCGACCTCGCGGCCGCCGTGGCGGGGGCCGAGGCGGTGTTCATCGCCGTGGGCACGCCCACGCGCCGGGGCGACGGCCACGCCGACCTGCGCTTCGTGGAGGCGGCCGCGCGCGCCGTGGCCGGGGCGCTCACGGGCTACGCGGTGGTGGTCACGAAGTCGACCGTGCCCGTGGGCACCAACCGCCGGGTGGCGGCGTGGATGCGCGAGGCCGCGCCGGAGGCGGCCTTCGACGTGGCCTCGAACCCCGAGTTCCTGCGCGAGGGCGCGGCCATCGACGACTTCATGCGCCCCGACCGCGTGGTGGTGGGCGTGGAGTCCGAGCGCGCCGCCGGGGTGATGCAGGCGATCTACCGGCCCCTCTACCTGCGCGACTTTCCGGTCATGGTCACCGACCTCGAGTCGGCCGAGATGATCAAGTACGCCGCGAACGCCTTCCTGGCCGCCAAGATCACCTTCGTGAACGAGATCGCGGCCCTGTGCGAGCGCGCCGGCGCCGACATCAAGCAGGTCAGCCGCGGCATCGGGCTCGACGGGCGCATCGGCAACAAGTTCCTCCACGCCGGCCCCGGCTACGGCGGCTCGTGCTTTCCCAAGGACACCTCGGCCCTGGCGCGGATCGGCCAGGAGCACGGCGTGCCGATGCGCATCACCGAGACCGTGATGGCCGTGAACGAGGCCACCAAGCACCGCATGGTCGAGAAGCTGCGCGACCTGCTCGACGGCTCGTTCAACGGCCGCGCGGTGGCGGTGCTGGGGGTGACGTTCAAGCCCAACACCGACGACATGCGCGACGCGCCCTCGCTCACGGTGGTGCCCGCGCTGGTGGGGGGGGGCGCCAGCGTGCGCGTGGTCGACCCCCAGGGCCGCCGCGAGGGCGAGGCGCTGCTGCCCGGCGCCACCTGGCACGAGGACCCCTACGAGGCCGCCGCGGAGGCCGACCTCGTGGTGATCCTCACCGAGTGGAACGAGTTCCGCGCCCTCGACCTCGCCCGCATCGCCCGCGCCATGCGAACCCCCCGCCTCGCCGACCTGCGAAACGTCTACAGCCCCCGCGACGCCGAAGCCGCAGGCTTCGAACGCGCCGCATTCGTCGGGCGAAAGGGAATCGGGGAGGAGGCCTAA
- a CDS encoding integrase core domain-containing protein gives MDRSRGREDRPYRAGPHWEDGNCGRSNACFRDERLDGEVFYSLRDSQLLVERWCCYYNTVRAHDALSCRPPATEGIVPVDRRLTKR, from the coding sequence CTGGATCGAAGCCGTGGGCGCGAAGACCGCCCATATCGAGCCGGGCCCCATTGGGAGGACGGCAACTGCGGGCGCTCCAACGCCTGCTTCCGCGACGAGCGGCTTGACGGGGAGGTCTTCTACTCGCTCCGCGACTCGCAGCTCCTCGTCGAGCGATGGTGCTGTTACTACAATACCGTCCGGGCCCACGACGCCCTGAGCTGCAGGCCACCGGCGACGGAGGGCATTGTGCCTGTCGACCGGCGCTTAACGAAACGCTAA
- a CDS encoding asparagine synthetase B, which produces MSGLFATIGPDPLGHGDDDASAGARRHIRASLDAMRHRGADGVGVHIHDRTALGVVRLATIGTAPQPAVRDDLGAVAILDGTILNWRELRAELSAAGQTFRTDGDAEVAAVGYRVWGARALARKVRGGATFVIHDMTANRLVVVRDRFGERQLFMTRDSDGRVLVATEAKAILNWPGTRRDADMRNVHAFFTFRYAPNMQSCFAGVERLHPAVVTTFEADGSMHRDVYWTRAQPDPAAPQPTPEDACDAAIAGLDEALRYNSISDRPVGAFLSGGVDSTAIVARLAEVSGTPIRTFCAGFGIDRFDETEDARRHAELYGVRHSTHIMGEELIDTLDDLIWTYNEPFSDNSSLVTTALSRVAGTEVRSILGGDGAEQTFLGAARYLETHEMREALARGESVPVPVPLSSGALGSPLPRDFMLRRSAVFTESLKRQGYGMALSAYLPSPAIDRVGTAIEEAHIWDTAEVAAGIEMHGILSNNFLVKVDVAAALGGTEARSPFIDHVYSDAMTSLGVEARLRGSDGRRGLKAMLKHALEPYLPANTLYGENRGFGVPIGEWMRTSRTRQLFEDVLRSQAFRERGLFRQSFVNALLREHLDEERNHTSRLWMILNMELWFQKFIDGPTTRRNA; this is translated from the coding sequence ATGAGCGGGCTCTTCGCCACTATCGGCCCAGATCCCTTGGGGCACGGAGACGACGACGCGAGCGCGGGCGCGCGGCGCCATATCCGGGCATCCCTGGACGCCATGCGCCACCGCGGCGCCGACGGCGTTGGGGTGCATATCCACGACCGCACCGCGTTGGGCGTCGTGCGGCTCGCTACCATAGGCACGGCTCCCCAGCCGGCTGTCCGCGACGATCTCGGCGCGGTCGCGATCCTCGATGGCACAATCCTGAACTGGCGGGAGCTGCGCGCCGAACTGTCCGCCGCCGGACAGACCTTCCGAACCGATGGCGACGCAGAGGTCGCGGCCGTGGGATACCGCGTCTGGGGCGCGCGGGCGTTGGCCCGGAAGGTGCGCGGTGGCGCGACCTTCGTGATCCACGACATGACGGCGAACCGCTTGGTCGTCGTGCGCGACCGCTTTGGCGAACGGCAGCTGTTCATGACCCGCGACAGTGACGGCCGCGTCCTCGTCGCCACGGAGGCGAAGGCGATCCTGAACTGGCCCGGCACCCGCCGCGATGCCGACATGCGCAACGTCCATGCGTTCTTCACCTTCCGCTACGCACCTAATATGCAAAGCTGCTTTGCGGGCGTCGAGCGGCTGCACCCGGCCGTCGTCACCACCTTCGAGGCCGACGGCTCCATGCACCGCGACGTCTACTGGACACGCGCGCAACCCGACCCCGCCGCCCCCCAGCCAACGCCCGAAGACGCGTGCGACGCGGCGATCGCGGGCCTCGACGAGGCCTTGAGATACAACTCCATCTCCGATCGCCCCGTCGGCGCCTTCCTGTCGGGCGGCGTCGATTCGACCGCCATCGTGGCACGCCTCGCCGAGGTGTCGGGCACGCCCATCCGGACTTTCTGTGCAGGCTTCGGCATCGACCGGTTCGACGAAACCGAAGACGCGCGCCGCCATGCGGAACTCTACGGCGTACGCCACTCCACGCATATCATGGGCGAAGAGCTCATAGACACGCTCGACGACCTGATCTGGACCTACAACGAGCCGTTCTCCGACAACTCTTCGCTGGTGACGACGGCGCTGTCGCGCGTGGCGGGCACCGAAGTGCGCTCGATCCTGGGCGGCGACGGGGCCGAGCAGACCTTCCTGGGTGCAGCCCGCTATCTGGAGACGCATGAGATGCGCGAGGCGCTCGCACGCGGCGAGTCGGTGCCCGTGCCCGTGCCGCTCTCATCGGGCGCGCTCGGTTCGCCCCTGCCGCGCGACTTCATGTTGCGCCGCTCGGCCGTCTTCACCGAAAGCCTCAAGCGGCAGGGATACGGTATGGCCCTTTCGGCCTACCTGCCCAGCCCGGCCATCGACCGGGTGGGAACGGCCATCGAGGAGGCTCACATCTGGGACACCGCGGAGGTGGCTGCGGGTATCGAGATGCACGGTATCCTGTCCAACAACTTCCTCGTGAAGGTCGACGTGGCTGCGGCGCTGGGCGGGACGGAGGCGCGCTCCCCGTTCATCGACCACGTCTATTCGGACGCGATGACGTCGCTCGGCGTCGAGGCCCGCCTGCGCGGATCGGATGGGCGGCGCGGCCTGAAGGCCATGCTCAAGCACGCTCTCGAGCCGTACCTGCCCGCGAACACCCTTTACGGCGAGAACCGGGGGTTCGGCGTGCCCATCGGCGAATGGATGCGCACCAGCCGGACCCGCCAGTTGTTCGAGGATGTCCTGCGGTCGCAGGCCTTCCGTGAACGCGGGCTATTCCGGCAGAGTTTCGTCAACGCGCTGCTGCGCGAGCATCTTGACGAGGAGCGCAACCACACGTCGCGACTGTGGATGATCCTCAACATGGAGCTGTGGTTCCAGAAGTTCATCGACGGCCCCACGACGCGTCGGAACGCTTGA